The DNA window GCTCTGCCTACTTTGTTTGGCGTTGCCGATGCTCTCTGCGAGGAACAAGATTGAGACGGGATCTGGGGCTCCGGGCCTCACAACGGCATGCGCGGGCAAGGTTATGCCGAAACACGGCCCGGGTGTAAAGACAGATGAACAGGCTAGACATCTAAGACGGGAGACTGGGTTCGTCTTCTAATTGCATGATTAAGGCTTCCTTGATTGACTACGTGACTGGCGACTACCACTTGATAACCCCCCCTTGGCCTATCAGAATTGATATGTAGCTAGTGCATCCACATCTCTTCAACAGACGACGTGCCTCATCCACCTCCCTCCTTCACACACTCGGCACTTGCACTGCCAGAAGCCAACTCccgcgccatggctgccgcAGACGACGATTCCTCTGACCTCTCCTCCTTATCGTCACTATCCCCCATTCCCTCGGATGATGAGTTGGACGACCTTAGCGATGACGCGCCGACCGGATCTAAATCGGGAATTCTAAAGTTCTTCCCCAAGTTATCagagaagccgccaaaggaGCCTTCGCCGCCACCGCGCAAACGGTCGCCCTCGCCACCTCACGAATATGTTCTCGCGGACAATCCAGACATTGCAGTGCGTAATGACCTATCGCAAACGCCTCTCCCCATTCTCCAATGCGCGCTGGTTTTTGCCTGGCAGCAGATCGCGTTCACAGCTTTCTGGCGACGCGAAATTTCGCGTGCAGACGTCATCGGACTCTACTAACAGCCGCAGTTTCTGGTAATGTTTAGAAGCCGCTTCAACGACGCATTCCCAAAATCCCTTTCGCACTTCGGACCGCAAGAATTAGAACGAGACGTTGTCGAACCCATACCCGGCGATCGAGCAGAACATTTTTTGTGCGCCGTCCTCGGACTCCTCCTGAACCGGAAACAAGATATCAAGTATGGCTAATCTTGCCTCGTCCAACATTACGCGAACCACTGAACTAAtcagtttttcttttttcctctttctccaCACAGAGCAGGTCATTATGGCAGAGCATTGGAAGATGCTATTACGTCTCACAAGAACCAATGGCCGGCCTCATGGAGCGAGAAAAATCCGCTGTCCGGCGGCGGCACTTTTAGCTCCCTGAGCCCAACCGAAAGAGTGAGTGCTCTCTCTATGACTAGATAATAGGAGCGAGAGGCtttgaaagcaaaaaagcaagatTGGCTGACCCTACTTCTGTAGTTGAATCTGCTGCGCACCCTCGTCCTTTGGGCCATGTCCTCGTCCGATACCCTCAAGGGCTTGATCAACCAATCCTATAAGCAAAATCGCCACGAAGACGATATCAACCAGCCGAGAGCAGTTCAACCGTGGGGTTCCGACGGAGATAAGCGCCGCTACTTTTTGGTTGAGGGGCAAGACGATACTGCCTTTCGCGTATATCGCGAGAGCAACCCTGCTGGCGCCAACCGAACTTGGTGGAGCGTTGCTGGGACCATAGAAGAGCTCAGGGCCCTCGCAGAGAAGCTAGAAACGAAAGATGGCGGCCCTAAAGCCAAGAAGCTAAGCCAAAAGATTCTTCAAGCCATCCCGCGATTCGAAGTCGGAGACGAGGTAGTCATCTCTTGCCAATTCTACTTGTTTTCACCAAGCTTGAACTAAATAAACTATAGAAACGGAAACGGCGAGAATATCGACAGATGCGCAAAGAACAGTTCAAGCGCCCGGAGCCTGGATTTTCATTATACGAGGGCCGCACTCGTGGCAAGCGAATGAAGTATACGTAttccgacgacgaagacatgTTCTCAGACTCGACTGGTTATAGACGCTCAGCTCGTAATACCGGAACACATACGCCAGCAGAAACCGCACCTGTCACCACATCAAGCGGTCGAACTGTACGAGCTCCGCCTCGGCTCAACGTGACCACGGGAGAAGACCTTGCCACCGGTGATCAAGATGATACCCTCGAAGTTGCTGCAGAGGCTGGAAGGTCGCGTAGATCGGCAGCCGCAAATCACGAAACCAATCAGTCCATGGATACcgatgaagagagcgaggctgagtttggtgatgatgaagacgatgtcGACGCCCAGATTCCTGAAGAAtcggaagacgaggacgaatTCAAAGACGAAGccatggatgaagaagacttgGAAATGGAATCTCAAACATTGGTGGTGAAACTGTCGGTAACTCCACCTAAACTCAAGGGCGTTCTCGCTCCGAGCGAGTTGCTTCCGACCTCGAATGAAGACGAtgtaaaggaaaaggatgTGACGGCCGGTCCGCCAGATACGCCGACTCCAAATCAACAAGTGTTTGAAGCAGAAGTCTTGGTTCCGACATCCAGCGCGAAGACGACTGAGAGGCATGTCACTCCAGAGGCTGTTGACCGGCAGGCTTTGGGACCTTTGGGACaaccatccatctcatctacCTCATTGGCATTCCGAGGTAGCCCTGAAAAGCAACCGGCGCAACTGGTGTCCGGAAGTGTCAACGTCGGCAGCCAGGAATAAGAGATGCCAGCTTGCCTTGAATGGCTGTTAATGTTTCTCGACGGAGTTACGGTCTATTAAGCGACGGATGATCCAAGAAATTTATTAGTGTACAATCGGTTGAATCTATGGGTTTTAGAATGGGGGACATGACAACAGACGGAAAAAAATCCCCTGCAGCGAGGGCCTGCGATCTGACCTATGAAGCGTAAACAAAAGGATTCTCGGGTGCGATGAAATGGGTCTAGAGGCCAAAGGGTTTTGTGTGATTTTATCTATACTAGATAAAAAGGAATAGGGTGACGACCTTCATGTAACTGATAAGATAATAATATACACTCTTGTAGGACGGGTATTTGCTGTTGTTTTGCTTTAGATGCGTTTCCTGGAATTGGGCAGGCTCCAGTTGTTTACTCCAAACCACCATCTCCTGAATCGGGCACCTACTGAGTCGCCACTCACCCTGGCGCTCTTGTTCCAATGCTGCCAtccggccatggccaggtTGAGCAAGACGCCTTGAGCTAGGGGTATTAATACCT is part of the Trichoderma atroviride chromosome 1, complete sequence genome and encodes:
- a CDS encoding uncharacterized protein (EggNog:ENOG41); this translates as MAAADDDSSDLSSLSSLSPIPSDDELDDLSDDAPTGSKSGILKFFPKLSEKPPKEPSPPPRKRSPSPPHEYVLADNPDIAFLVMFRSRFNDAFPKSLSHFGPQELERDVVEPIPGDRAEHFLCAVLGLLLNRKQDIKAGHYGRALEDAITSHKNQWPASWSEKNPLSGGGTFSSLSPTERLNLLRTLVLWAMSSSDTLKGLINQSYKQNRHEDDINQPRAVQPWGSDGDKRRYFLVEGQDDTAFRVYRESNPAGANRTWWSVAGTIEELRALAEKLETKDGGPKAKKLSQKILQAIPRFEVGDEKRKRREYRQMRKEQFKRPEPGFSLYEGRTRGKRMKYTYSDDEDMFSDSTGYRRSARNTGTHTPAETAPVTTSSGRTVRAPPRLNVTTGEDLATGDQDDTLEVAAEAGRSRRSAAANHETNQSMDTDEESEAEFGDDEDDVDAQIPEESEDEDEFKDEAMDEEDLEMESQTLVVKLSVTPPKLKGVLAPSELLPTSNEDDVKEKDVTAGPPDTPTPNQQVFEAEVLVPTSSAKTTERHVTPEAVDRQALGPLGQPSISSTSLAFRGSPEKQPAQLVSGSVNVGSQE